One genomic region from Chthoniobacterales bacterium encodes:
- a CDS encoding MOSC domain-containing protein translates to MTIEICQLYISSGHNFFGHHGREPDGHLAIEVSSIECVASHGIRGDRFFDYKENYKGQITFFAFEVFEALCRALSVPNCPPSSLRRNVITRGVDLNTLIGREFEIQGVRFEGTSECRPCYWMDRAIAPGAEDFLKGHGGLRARILSDGVLLPNSRLLAAA, encoded by the coding sequence ATGACGATTGAGATTTGTCAGCTCTATATCTCTTCCGGCCATAATTTCTTCGGCCATCATGGGCGTGAGCCTGATGGGCATCTGGCAATCGAAGTCTCGAGCATCGAATGTGTCGCCAGTCATGGCATTCGCGGCGATCGCTTCTTTGATTACAAGGAGAATTACAAAGGCCAGATCACCTTTTTCGCTTTCGAAGTCTTCGAGGCGCTCTGCCGCGCTCTGAGCGTTCCCAACTGCCCGCCATCTTCGCTCCGCCGGAATGTGATCACACGGGGGGTGGACTTGAACACGCTGATCGGCCGTGAATTCGAGATCCAGGGGGTGCGCTTTGAGGGGACGAGCGAATGCCGCCCTTGTTACTGGATGGATCGGGCGATCGCACCAGGAGCAGAGGATTTTCTCAAAGGTCATGGCGGCCTGCGGGCTCGAATTCTCAGTGATGGCGTTTTGCTCCCCAATTCGCGGCTTCTTGCGGCGGCTTGA
- a CDS encoding efflux RND transporter permease subunit: MWIIRLALSRPYTFVVGALLLLLITPFVLVRTPTDIFPAINIPVVSIIWNYTGLSAREIEQRIVYTQERALTTTVNNIEHIESTSYDGIGIIKLYFQPGVTISTAVAQVTAVSQTILRQLPPGSTPPLVIQYDAATVPVLQYGIGSNTLSEQQIQDISLNQIRVGLVSVPGITIPFPFGGKQRLVSVDLDPRKLQEKNLTQTDVTNAINLQALVFPSGTTKFGALQYPIDINTFPGKIDSLNELPIKVADGTQIRIGDVAQVRDGYDPQQNIVRQDGVRSTLLSVFKSGTASTLSVVSGAKQAMANVLKTVSNAVQVKEFADQSLFVRAAISGVAREGIIAAALTALMILLFLGSWRSTIIIAISIPLSVLASIAVLSLIGETINLMTLGGLALAVGILVDDATVTIENVERHMSLGEKLEDAILKGAGEIALPAFVSSLCICIVFVPMFLLSGVARFLFVPLAEAVMFAVFASYILSRTLVPTLIMWFERNHHPPTVGTTAGAAGKKEDQPSAFWLRPFIALQQLFERGFNRFREGYHNLLGAILTRRVVFAAVFLGVCAGSWILVPFLGQDFFPTVDAGAFQLHVRALAGTRVEETANLVDQVETVIKQRVPTKELKGIVDNIGLPTSGINLSYNNSGIAGSADADVIVALQPDHKPTADYVRQLRLDLHQKFPGAEFYFLPADIVTQTINFGLPAPFDIQVLGRDLATNHKVAAMLSQKLRSVTGAVDIRVQQPAHLQRLQFTVDRVKAAGVGLTERDVAGSVLLSLSGSGQTAPSYWVDPTTGVQYLVNVRVPEYRVDSLDALQSLPVSASQPGAANGQLLTNLASFTRTNSQPIYSHYNILPVVDIFGAVANRDLGGVVSDIKPIIAEVQKTLPRGTSIVLRGQALTMNTSFIGLSIGLIAAIALIYLLLVVNFQSWLDPFIILTALTGALAGVIWGLYVTGTTLSVPAMMGAIMCLGVATANSVLIVTFARQQLAEGKDPLHAAWEAGTTRLRPVLMTALAMIIGMLPMALGLGDGGEQNAPLGRGVIGGLIVATVATLLFVPVVFSLLHRNNSKPEKTNESPGPATAIPAT, encoded by the coding sequence ATGTGGATCATTCGGCTAGCTCTCAGTCGTCCTTACACGTTTGTAGTAGGAGCACTGCTTCTGCTCCTCATCACACCGTTCGTTCTTGTCCGGACGCCGACTGACATTTTTCCGGCGATCAACATCCCGGTCGTCAGTATCATCTGGAATTACACCGGGCTAAGCGCGCGCGAAATCGAGCAGCGCATTGTTTATACGCAGGAACGCGCGCTGACTACCACGGTCAATAACATCGAGCATATCGAATCGACCTCATACGACGGGATCGGCATCATCAAGCTCTATTTTCAACCGGGCGTCACCATCTCGACCGCCGTCGCCCAGGTCACCGCCGTCTCACAAACGATCCTGAGACAGCTTCCGCCGGGTTCGACGCCGCCGCTCGTCATCCAGTACGACGCGGCCACGGTTCCGGTTTTGCAATATGGCATCGGCAGCAACACGCTGTCTGAGCAACAGATTCAGGACATTTCGCTCAACCAGATTCGCGTCGGCTTGGTTAGCGTTCCTGGCATCACGATTCCTTTTCCTTTCGGTGGCAAGCAACGTCTTGTCTCGGTCGATCTCGACCCGAGAAAGCTGCAGGAGAAGAACCTGACGCAGACCGATGTCACCAACGCGATCAATTTACAGGCTCTGGTTTTCCCCAGCGGCACGACCAAGTTTGGCGCCCTCCAATATCCGATCGATATCAATACCTTTCCGGGGAAAATCGACAGCCTGAACGAGCTGCCGATCAAAGTGGCCGACGGCACGCAGATTCGAATCGGTGACGTCGCCCAGGTCCGTGACGGTTACGATCCACAACAAAACATAGTCCGGCAGGATGGTGTTCGCAGCACCCTGTTGAGTGTCTTCAAGAGCGGCACCGCTTCCACTCTGAGCGTCGTCTCCGGAGCGAAACAGGCCATGGCTAATGTCCTAAAAACGGTTTCGAACGCAGTGCAGGTAAAAGAATTCGCCGATCAATCGCTCTTTGTCCGGGCGGCGATCAGCGGGGTGGCGCGGGAAGGAATCATCGCCGCCGCTTTGACCGCGCTAATGATCCTGCTGTTTCTCGGTTCCTGGCGCAGCACGATCATTATTGCAATATCGATTCCGCTTTCCGTGCTAGCATCGATCGCCGTTCTTAGCCTGATCGGAGAAACGATTAACCTGATGACGCTCGGCGGCCTTGCTCTCGCTGTCGGCATCCTGGTCGATGACGCCACCGTGACGATCGAGAATGTCGAGCGTCACATGAGTCTGGGGGAAAAACTCGAGGACGCGATTCTCAAGGGCGCGGGCGAGATCGCGCTGCCGGCGTTCGTCTCGTCGTTGTGCATCTGCATCGTGTTCGTGCCGATGTTTCTCCTTTCGGGAGTGGCGCGTTTCCTCTTTGTTCCCCTGGCTGAGGCGGTGATGTTCGCCGTCTTTGCTTCCTACATTTTGTCGCGGACCCTGGTGCCGACCTTGATCATGTGGTTCGAGCGAAACCACCATCCTCCTACGGTTGGGACCACCGCCGGCGCGGCAGGTAAGAAAGAAGACCAACCGAGCGCCTTCTGGCTCAGACCGTTTATCGCTCTCCAACAACTTTTCGAACGCGGCTTCAATCGCTTCCGAGAAGGATATCACAACCTGCTAGGTGCGATCCTGACGCGCCGGGTGGTTTTCGCCGCGGTCTTTCTCGGAGTTTGTGCGGGCTCATGGATCCTTGTGCCCTTTCTCGGACAGGACTTCTTTCCGACGGTCGACGCGGGAGCGTTCCAACTGCATGTCCGCGCGCTGGCCGGAACGCGTGTGGAAGAAACAGCCAACCTCGTCGATCAGGTAGAAACCGTCATCAAACAACGAGTCCCGACGAAGGAACTCAAGGGAATCGTCGACAACATTGGCCTTCCCACCTCCGGGATTAATTTGAGTTATAACAACAGTGGCATCGCTGGATCGGCCGATGCTGACGTTATTGTCGCGCTGCAGCCAGATCACAAACCAACGGCGGATTACGTGCGGCAATTGCGGCTCGATCTGCACCAGAAATTCCCGGGCGCCGAATTTTATTTCCTGCCGGCCGATATCGTAACCCAAACCATTAATTTCGGATTACCGGCGCCGTTCGACATTCAGGTTCTAGGCCGCGACCTCGCGACTAATCACAAGGTCGCGGCCATGCTCTCCCAAAAGCTTCGCAGCGTTACCGGCGCAGTTGATATTCGAGTGCAACAGCCTGCCCACTTGCAACGACTCCAATTTACGGTCGACCGGGTCAAAGCAGCGGGCGTGGGACTGACGGAGAGAGACGTGGCGGGCTCGGTGTTGTTGAGCTTGAGCGGCAGCGGTCAAACCGCGCCGAGTTACTGGGTCGATCCGACCACCGGCGTCCAATATCTGGTCAATGTGCGCGTGCCGGAGTACCGGGTGGACTCACTCGACGCCCTGCAATCATTGCCGGTGAGCGCGTCGCAACCGGGCGCGGCGAACGGGCAGTTGTTAACGAACCTGGCTTCCTTCACCCGGACGAACAGCCAGCCGATCTACTCGCACTACAACATTCTGCCGGTGGTCGATATCTTCGGCGCAGTCGCTAATCGCGATCTCGGCGGCGTGGTGAGCGATATCAAGCCGATCATAGCCGAAGTGCAAAAGACTTTGCCACGCGGCACTTCAATCGTGTTGCGCGGCCAGGCCTTGACGATGAACACCAGTTTCATCGGGTTGAGCATCGGTCTGATTGCCGCGATCGCGCTCATTTACCTGCTGCTCGTCGTGAATTTCCAGAGCTGGCTTGATCCTTTCATCATTTTGACAGCGCTGACCGGCGCTCTTGCCGGAGTCATCTGGGGCCTCTACGTTACCGGAACAACCCTGAGCGTTCCCGCAATGATGGGAGCGATCATGTGCCTGGGGGTCGCTACCGCGAATTCCGTCCTCATTGTAACCTTTGCGCGCCAGCAGCTCGCTGAAGGAAAGGATCCGCTGCACGCCGCGTGGGAAGCAGGCACGACGCGTTTGCGTCCCGTGTTGATGACCGCTCTCGCGATGATCATCGGAATGTTGCCAATGGCGCTGGGTCTCGGCGACGGCGGCGAACAAAATGCGCCGCTTGGTCGCGGGGTCATCGGCGGTCTCATCGTGGCCACTGTCGCCACTCTCCTTTTCGTCCCAGTCGTGTTCAGTCTTTTACACCGAAACAATTCGAAGCCTGAAAAAACAAATGAATCGCCAGGACCGGCTACGGCCATTCCAGCCACCTAG
- a CDS encoding efflux RND transporter periplasmic adaptor subunit: MNGTILSHILLPGAKSGSKKSLFGKRGPRLLIVIGAVLLLLAVVAGALPRFLQRRVAITDTKQLAVPNVSVVSPKTGASADGLMLPAEVRPWQEASIFSRVNGYLKSWQVDIGAHVEQDQLLAEVDTPDLDHQLEQARSQAALAVKSAELAKLTNIKWQQLWHQGVVAELDAQNTATNEETTKANAEAFAANLRVLEQQVAFKRVTAPFAGTITARNINVGDLIAANNTNMEMFHLQQINPLRIYFRVPQSNATDIHNGQSIDVVFPDQGGKTLQAKVATTSESITPNSRTLLVELHLDNADNQIQPGSYAQVRLTASALGQVMTLPNNTLLFRAQGLQVGVVKPDNTVELRDIKVGRDFGTTIEIVQGLTPSDQVILNPADSLVTGNVVTVAPPSQPNQKSGSSPPQVAEK, from the coding sequence ATGAACGGAACAATTCTTAGTCACATTCTACTACCCGGAGCAAAGAGCGGATCCAAGAAATCGCTGTTCGGAAAACGCGGACCTCGTCTGCTCATCGTCATTGGCGCCGTGCTGTTGCTCCTCGCCGTTGTCGCTGGCGCCTTGCCCCGATTTTTGCAGCGACGCGTGGCAATAACGGACACGAAGCAACTGGCGGTGCCAAATGTGTCCGTCGTTTCGCCCAAGACGGGGGCGTCGGCGGATGGCTTGATGTTACCCGCTGAAGTCCGGCCGTGGCAAGAAGCGAGCATTTTTTCCCGGGTGAATGGCTACCTGAAAAGCTGGCAGGTCGACATTGGCGCGCACGTCGAACAAGACCAATTGCTCGCGGAAGTCGACACCCCGGATCTCGATCACCAGCTCGAGCAGGCCCGCTCCCAGGCAGCGCTGGCCGTGAAAAGCGCCGAGCTCGCCAAATTGACCAATATTAAATGGCAGCAACTATGGCACCAAGGAGTCGTCGCCGAGCTCGACGCCCAAAACACCGCGACCAACGAGGAGACAACCAAGGCGAATGCGGAAGCATTTGCGGCCAACCTTCGCGTTCTCGAGCAACAGGTTGCGTTTAAACGCGTGACCGCGCCGTTCGCCGGCACGATTACCGCGCGCAACATCAATGTGGGCGACCTGATCGCCGCCAATAACACGAACATGGAAATGTTCCATCTCCAGCAAATCAATCCGTTGCGCATATATTTTCGAGTGCCGCAGTCTAACGCGACCGACATTCACAACGGGCAGTCGATCGATGTTGTGTTTCCAGATCAAGGGGGGAAAACGTTGCAGGCGAAGGTTGCGACCACTTCGGAATCGATCACGCCCAATTCTCGAACGCTGCTGGTCGAACTCCATCTCGACAACGCCGACAATCAGATCCAGCCCGGTAGCTACGCGCAGGTTAGACTGACGGCCAGTGCATTAGGTCAGGTTATGACTCTGCCGAATAACACCCTGCTCTTTCGCGCCCAGGGATTGCAGGTCGGAGTGGTGAAGCCCGACAACACAGTCGAGCTTCGCGATATCAAGGTAGGCCGCGACTTTGGCACGACGATTGAAATTGTTCAGGGCCTCACTCCGTCGGATCAGGTCATTCTTAATCCAGCTGATTCTCTTGTCACCGGCAACGTGGTGACTGTCGCGCCACCTTCTCAACCCAACCAGAAATCTGGTTCATCGCCGCCTCAAGTAGCTGAAAAATGA
- a CDS encoding alkaline phosphatase family protein, protein MVVWDGMRPDFVTERNTPTLWKLAQEGVTFTHHHSVYPTATNVNGAAIATGVFPGRNGIIANREFRPGIDARKVFDNADWELIKKADEVTGGRYVATPTIAELLRAAGRKTAVAGTKSVAFLHDRHAEWTHAELKNAVKFAAAPMAATLREETIRLLGPLLPQPAETSDERNRYAARALTEMLWGDGLPAFSLLWLNEPDLAEHDSTPGSEACLAAIRSSDRNLSVVVDALEKKKARASTDIFVVSDHGFSTIERAIDFSAELGKAGFDAKTSFTETPKRGQVITAHNAGTILFYVIEHDRDVTARLVEWLQRSDFAGVIFAREQFEGTFPLEFGRVNSPDAPDVMVALRWNRKPNQFGVPGHVIADNARPAGTGTHVTLSEFDVHNTLIAAGPDFRKGAATTLPSSNLDIAPTVLHILGVETPQKFDGRVLIEAMNEKGERIEAVSKTIEATRKFPSGQWRQHLRISSLGETIYLDEGNGAFESSGEKH, encoded by the coding sequence GTGGTGGTTTGGGACGGGATGCGCCCCGACTTCGTTACCGAACGCAACACCCCCACGCTTTGGAAACTCGCGCAGGAAGGCGTCACCTTCACTCATCACCACTCCGTCTATCCGACCGCTACGAACGTTAATGGCGCCGCCATCGCGACCGGCGTTTTCCCGGGCCGGAATGGGATCATCGCCAACCGCGAATTCCGTCCTGGCATCGACGCCCGCAAGGTCTTCGACAACGCGGACTGGGAGTTAATCAAGAAGGCTGACGAAGTGACCGGTGGCCGGTACGTGGCCACGCCGACCATCGCGGAGCTGCTCCGCGCGGCCGGCCGGAAGACAGCGGTCGCCGGAACAAAATCGGTCGCCTTTTTGCACGACCGCCACGCGGAATGGACTCACGCGGAATTGAAGAATGCGGTGAAATTCGCCGCCGCGCCGATGGCGGCGACGTTACGCGAAGAAACGATTCGGCTTCTCGGACCGTTGCTCCCTCAACCGGCTGAAACAAGCGACGAACGAAACCGCTACGCAGCCCGGGCTCTCACCGAGATGCTCTGGGGCGACGGGCTTCCGGCATTCTCCCTTCTCTGGCTCAATGAACCTGACCTGGCCGAGCATGATTCCACTCCGGGTTCGGAGGCTTGCCTGGCCGCCATTCGCAGCTCCGATCGCAACCTTTCGGTTGTCGTCGATGCCTTGGAAAAGAAGAAGGCGCGCGCGTCCACTGATATTTTCGTCGTCTCCGATCACGGCTTCTCCACCATCGAACGCGCGATCGACTTCTCCGCTGAGCTGGGCAAAGCCGGCTTTGACGCGAAGACTTCGTTTACCGAGACGCCAAAGCGCGGTCAGGTCATCACCGCCCACAACGCCGGCACGATTCTCTTCTACGTCATCGAGCACGACCGCGACGTTACCGCGCGCCTCGTCGAATGGCTGCAACGCTCCGATTTTGCCGGCGTCATTTTCGCCCGCGAACAATTCGAAGGGACTTTCCCGCTGGAGTTCGGCCGGGTGAACAGTCCGGACGCGCCGGACGTCATGGTCGCGTTGCGCTGGAACAGGAAGCCCAATCAGTTCGGCGTTCCCGGACACGTCATCGCCGACAACGCTCGCCCCGCCGGAACGGGCACCCACGTTACCTTGAGCGAGTTCGACGTGCACAACACGCTCATCGCCGCCGGCCCGGATTTTCGAAAAGGCGCCGCCACGACTTTGCCGAGCAGCAACCTCGATATCGCGCCGACCGTTTTGCACATTCTGGGAGTCGAGACGCCGCAGAAATTCGACGGTCGCGTTTTGATCGAGGCGATGAATGAAAAAGGCGAGCGAATTGAAGCGGTCAGCAAGACGATCGAGGCCACCCGCAAATTTCCGTCCGGTCAATGGCGTCAGCACCTGCGGATTTCGTCCCTGGGTGAGACGATCTACCTCGATGAAGGCAACGGCGCTTTCGAGAGTTCAGGCGAGAAGCACTGA
- the sixA gene encoding phosphohistidine phosphatase SixA, with product MKLYFLRHGKADWPNWRKPDDERPLTEEGKVQVAAVAKLLKQLEISPAIFTSPLPRASQTAEIAGKYLKQKVRVDPLLRPGFDAANLKKLLKDFAGDSLMVVGHEPDFTRTIFQLTGGETKLPKAGVALVQLDPGSMKGELRWLVPPKFARE from the coding sequence ATGAAGCTCTATTTTCTTCGTCACGGAAAAGCCGATTGGCCGAATTGGCGCAAGCCCGACGACGAACGCCCGCTGACCGAGGAGGGCAAGGTCCAGGTCGCCGCCGTCGCGAAACTCCTGAAGCAGCTCGAAATTTCCCCCGCCATTTTTACGAGTCCGCTGCCACGCGCGAGTCAAACCGCCGAAATCGCGGGCAAATATCTGAAGCAGAAAGTTCGCGTAGATCCCCTTCTCCGCCCCGGCTTCGACGCCGCCAACCTGAAGAAGCTGCTCAAGGACTTTGCCGGCGACAGCCTGATGGTTGTGGGTCACGAACCCGATTTCACGCGGACCATCTTTCAATTGACCGGCGGCGAGACCAAGCTTCCCAAAGCGGGCGTCGCTCTGGTCCAGCTTGATCCCGGTTCGATGAAAGGCGAGCTGCGCTGGCTCGTCCCTCCCAAATTCGCCAGGGAATAA
- a CDS encoding thioesterase family protein, whose protein sequence is MSATAPPFEMPMAVQPADIDQQNHVNNTVYVRWIQEAATAHWNATAPMPAHDEIGWVVLRHEIDYKAPVSLRDEILLRTWVGKATRVTFERFVEVLRKSDRKVLAQARTLWVPIDPKSARPIRVPAEVRERFSI, encoded by the coding sequence ATGAGCGCCACCGCCCCGCCCTTTGAGATGCCGATGGCGGTGCAACCGGCCGACATCGACCAGCAGAACCACGTCAACAATACCGTTTACGTGCGCTGGATCCAGGAAGCGGCGACCGCGCATTGGAACGCCACTGCGCCCATGCCGGCGCACGATGAGATCGGCTGGGTCGTCCTTCGTCACGAGATCGATTACAAAGCCCCGGTTTCTCTCCGAGACGAGATCCTGCTTCGCACCTGGGTTGGGAAAGCGACGCGGGTGACTTTCGAGCGTTTCGTTGAAGTTCTGCGAAAGAGCGACCGCAAAGTTCTGGCCCAGGCGCGGACTCTGTGGGTCCCGATCGATCCGAAAAGCGCCCGGCCGATTCGCGTCCCCGCGGAAGTTCGCGAGCGCTTTTCGATCTGA
- a CDS encoding DUF3558 family protein, with protein MRGRIRQQLPFLLSLCAVALLAGCSKSEKADSAAASPQPTANSKTTQVSTVPAKTEAFTGTDACTLLTKEEVQAVQGEPFKESIKSGKTGLGLSVSQCYFQLPQAVNSIVVTLTKKADGPGARDPEESWKEMFHREKASEEKEERSAKKEEREEGEKEPEKIEGIGDEAFWTGNRVGGALYVLKGNSFIRISVGGAGDQADKTRKSKILAQHILGRL; from the coding sequence ATGAGAGGCAGAATCCGGCAGCAGCTTCCGTTTCTGCTCTCTCTCTGCGCCGTTGCGCTTCTGGCGGGCTGCTCGAAATCCGAAAAGGCCGATTCGGCCGCCGCCAGCCCGCAACCCACAGCGAACTCAAAAACCACGCAAGTATCCACGGTTCCCGCAAAAACCGAGGCATTCACCGGCACCGATGCCTGCACGCTGCTGACAAAGGAGGAAGTCCAGGCGGTCCAGGGAGAACCGTTCAAGGAAAGCATCAAGAGCGGGAAAACCGGTCTCGGACTTTCTGTTTCCCAGTGTTATTTCCAGCTGCCGCAGGCCGTGAACTCAATCGTCGTTACCCTTACCAAAAAGGCCGACGGGCCCGGCGCGCGCGACCCCGAGGAAAGCTGGAAGGAAATGTTCCATCGGGAGAAGGCTTCTGAGGAGAAGGAAGAACGTTCTGCGAAAAAGGAAGAACGAGAAGAAGGGGAGAAGGAGCCGGAGAAAATCGAAGGAATTGGAGACGAGGCGTTCTGGACCGGGAACCGGGTCGGCGGCGCCTTGTATGTCCTGAAAGGGAACAGCTTCATTCGAATCAGCGTGGGCGGCGCCGGCGACCAGGCCGATAAGACCAGGAAATCGAAGATTCTCGCGCAACACATCCTCGGGCGTCTGTAG
- a CDS encoding ROK family protein — MKKRILVIDIGGTHVKLMISRGEKRKFDSGTRLSPKQLISQVKKTAEGWKYDAISIGFPAPVSKGRIMKNPKHLARGWVGWNFSKSLGKPTRVINDAAMQALGSYRGGRMLFLGLGTGLGSALIWPKNLLPLELGDLPYEGGIIEEYLGKPGLERLGKKEWMRHVLFCLSQLKLSFIADYIVLGGGNAKQFNKLPEGIEPGHNRNAFTGGCRMWETDPRTRRPKWNVI; from the coding sequence ATGAAAAAAAGGATTCTCGTCATCGACATCGGGGGCACCCACGTGAAACTCATGATTTCCCGGGGAGAGAAGCGCAAATTTGATTCCGGCACCAGGCTTTCGCCGAAACAGCTGATCTCCCAGGTGAAAAAAACAGCGGAAGGTTGGAAATATGACGCCATCTCGATCGGTTTTCCCGCGCCGGTCTCCAAAGGGCGGATCATGAAGAATCCGAAGCATCTCGCGCGCGGCTGGGTCGGCTGGAACTTCAGCAAATCGTTAGGCAAACCAACCCGGGTGATCAACGACGCCGCGATGCAGGCGCTGGGAAGTTATCGCGGTGGCCGGATGCTTTTTCTGGGCCTGGGGACGGGCTTGGGTTCAGCCCTGATCTGGCCAAAGAACCTTCTGCCGCTGGAGCTGGGCGACCTGCCTTACGAAGGCGGGATCATCGAAGAATATCTGGGCAAGCCCGGCCTCGAACGCCTGGGAAAAAAGGAATGGATGCGACACGTTCTCTTTTGCCTCAGCCAACTCAAGCTCTCCTTTATTGCGGATTACATTGTCCTGGGCGGCGGAAACGCCAAGCAATTCAACAAGTTGCCCGAGGGAATCGAGCCGGGGCACAATCGCAATGCGTTCACGGGCGGCTGCCGGATGTGGGAAACCGATCCCCGCACCCGCCGTCCGAAATGGAATGTGATTTAG
- the ppk1 gene encoding polyphosphate kinase 1 has translation MQAKTESSTPEEPSNIVELPGASENGQHSRFSAPENFINRELSWLEFNRRVLEEAQDPTQPLIERVKFLTIFSSNLDEFFEIRVAGIKQQIESETSDVGPDGLSPTEIFNAIQRTAREMVAAEYSLWKEDIAPALAKNGIRVHDINNLNAKRTAWAQRYFREEVFPLLTPLAVDASHPFPQLLNKSHNLLVRARTEKGGELLHAIVQVPRVLPRLILMPRGKGEDEPWDYIYLSSLIKHHIADLFPRLLLDGAHAFRVTRNSDLYIDEEEADNLLRSIEQELRRSSRGDAVRLEVEADCPKDFRELLLEFFDLGEMDLYKVDGPLSMTHLAPLVANDAFAKLKDRVFQPARDPALPPHANIFEVMRKQDVLLHHPYESFDPVVEFIESAAEDPLVLAIKMTLYRTSGDSPVVEALIQAASAGKQVTALVELRARFDEAANIQWARRLEESGAHVVYGVVGLKTHCKALLILRRDTDRLRQYVHLGTGNYHSRTARIYTDFSLFTTNPKITEEVAIVFNTLTGLAGYPGSEKLLVAPFDLSKRVIEKIERERDNALAGKSSRIVVKLNSLVDQHIIEKLYEASCAGVKIDLIVRGICCLRPKMPNLSENIRVISIVGRFLEHSRIYYFENAGNPEVYLASADWMPRNFVRRVEIAFPIEDPALRDEIIKEVLPRFLNDHIKARELQADGSYVRLKPEEGAPRSQAQLHFRERSRGQARKLAESQKAPVVKLTPITLERKQAS, from the coding sequence ATGCAGGCGAAAACGGAATCTTCGACGCCGGAAGAGCCGTCGAACATTGTTGAGCTGCCGGGCGCGTCTGAGAACGGCCAGCACTCTCGCTTTTCCGCGCCGGAAAATTTCATCAATCGCGAGCTCAGCTGGCTCGAATTTAACCGGCGCGTCCTCGAAGAAGCGCAGGACCCAACCCAACCTCTCATCGAGCGGGTCAAATTCCTCACCATCTTTAGCTCGAACCTGGACGAGTTTTTCGAGATTCGCGTCGCCGGGATCAAGCAGCAGATCGAAAGCGAGACGAGCGACGTCGGCCCCGACGGATTGAGCCCGACGGAAATCTTCAACGCCATCCAGCGCACCGCTCGAGAAATGGTGGCCGCGGAGTATTCGCTCTGGAAAGAGGACATTGCGCCAGCCCTGGCGAAGAACGGCATCCGCGTCCATGACATCAATAACCTGAATGCGAAACGCACGGCCTGGGCGCAGCGTTATTTCCGGGAGGAAGTTTTCCCGCTCCTGACGCCGCTCGCGGTCGATGCCAGCCATCCCTTCCCGCAGTTGCTGAACAAGAGCCATAACCTGCTGGTGCGCGCGCGCACCGAGAAGGGCGGCGAATTGCTCCATGCCATCGTCCAGGTACCGCGCGTTCTGCCCAGGCTCATCCTGATGCCCCGCGGCAAAGGAGAGGACGAGCCGTGGGATTACATTTATCTCTCCTCGCTGATCAAGCATCACATCGCCGACCTCTTTCCTCGCCTGCTTCTGGATGGCGCTCACGCCTTTCGCGTGACGCGGAACAGCGACCTCTACATCGATGAGGAAGAAGCGGACAATCTTCTCCGGAGCATCGAGCAGGAACTCCGGCGTTCCAGCCGGGGCGATGCCGTCCGCCTTGAAGTGGAAGCCGATTGCCCGAAGGATTTTCGGGAGCTTCTCCTCGAATTTTTCGATCTCGGCGAGATGGATTTGTACAAAGTCGATGGGCCGCTCTCGATGACGCACCTCGCGCCCCTCGTTGCCAATGATGCCTTCGCCAAGCTAAAGGACCGCGTCTTCCAACCGGCCCGCGATCCGGCCCTGCCGCCGCACGCCAATATTTTTGAGGTGATGCGCAAGCAGGACGTGCTTCTCCACCATCCATACGAAAGCTTCGATCCGGTGGTCGAATTCATCGAGAGCGCCGCGGAAGATCCGCTCGTGCTCGCGATCAAGATGACGCTTTACCGGACGAGCGGCGATTCGCCCGTGGTGGAGGCGTTAATCCAGGCGGCCAGCGCGGGCAAACAGGTCACGGCTTTGGTGGAATTGCGCGCGCGTTTCGATGAAGCCGCCAACATCCAGTGGGCCCGGCGCCTTGAAGAATCCGGCGCCCACGTCGTCTATGGCGTGGTCGGCTTGAAGACGCATTGCAAAGCGCTTCTCATCCTCCGGCGTGATACCGACCGGCTCCGTCAATACGTGCATCTCGGCACGGGGAACTACCACTCCCGCACCGCGCGCATTTATACCGACTTCAGCCTGTTCACGACCAACCCAAAAATCACCGAGGAAGTTGCGATTGTCTTCAACACCCTGACTGGACTGGCCGGGTACCCGGGCTCGGAAAAATTGCTGGTGGCGCCCTTCGACCTGAGCAAGCGCGTCATCGAGAAAATCGAACGGGAACGCGACAACGCGCTGGCCGGCAAGAGCAGCCGCATTGTCGTAAAATTGAATTCGCTGGTCGACCAGCACATCATCGAAAAACTTTACGAGGCCTCCTGTGCCGGGGTGAAGATCGATCTGATCGTCCGCGGCATTTGTTGCCTCCGGCCGAAAATGCCGAACCTGAGCGAAAACATTCGCGTCATCAGCATTGTGGGCCGCTTCCTCGAGCACAGCCGCATTTATTATTTCGAGAACGCTGGCAACCCGGAGGTCTACCTGGCGAGTGCGGATTGGATGCCGCGAAACTTTGTCCGGCGCGTAGAGATTGCATTCCCGATCGAAGACCCGGCCCTTCGCGACGAGATCATCAAGGAGGTGCTCCCGCGTTTTCTCAACGACCACATCAAAGCGCGCGAGCTCCAGGCAGACGGCTCTTATGTGCGTCTCAAGCCGGAAGAAGGAGCGCCGCGCTCGCAGGCCCAGCTGCACTTCCGCGAACGATCGCGCGGCCAGGCGCGCAAGCTGGCCGAATCGCAAAAAGCGCCGGTGGTAAAACTCACCCCCATCACCCTCGAGCGAAAACAAGCTTCATGA